The following proteins are co-located in the Micromonospora viridifaciens genome:
- a CDS encoding acyl-CoA dehydrogenase family protein — translation MDQHLYDPVHEEFRALCREFLAREAVPHHERWEAAGIVDREVWRKAGAAGLLGMDVDEAYGGGGQRDFRFHAVLDEEIVAAGCAGLGFGLHNDVVAPYLTELTTDDQRKRWLPGFCSGDLVTAIAMSEPGAGSDLAGVRTSAVRDGDTYVLNGQKTFITNGEMADLVVVVAKTAPDRGAHGVSLLAVETGTPGFSRGRRLAKVGLKANDTAELFFDDCRVPAENLIGTEHHGFYHLMANLPRERLSIAVAAVAACEKLLALTLDHARTREAFGRPIGKFQHNRFLLAELDTEVTIARTFINHCVAEFNAGRLSVTDAAKAKWWTTELQNRVADRCLQLHGGYGFMLEYPVAKAWLDGRVQTIYGGTTEIMKEIIGRGLGL, via the coding sequence ATGGACCAGCATCTCTACGACCCGGTGCACGAGGAGTTCCGGGCGCTGTGCCGCGAGTTCCTCGCCCGGGAGGCCGTGCCGCACCACGAGCGCTGGGAGGCCGCAGGAATCGTGGATCGGGAGGTGTGGCGCAAGGCCGGTGCCGCCGGGCTGCTCGGCATGGACGTCGACGAGGCGTACGGCGGCGGCGGTCAGCGCGACTTCCGGTTCCACGCCGTCCTCGACGAGGAGATCGTCGCGGCGGGCTGCGCCGGCCTCGGGTTTGGCCTGCACAACGACGTGGTGGCCCCGTACCTGACCGAGCTGACCACCGACGACCAGCGCAAGCGCTGGCTGCCGGGCTTCTGCTCCGGCGACCTGGTCACCGCCATCGCGATGAGCGAGCCCGGGGCCGGGTCCGACCTGGCCGGGGTCCGCACCAGCGCCGTCCGCGACGGCGACACGTACGTCCTCAACGGGCAGAAAACGTTCATCACCAACGGGGAAATGGCCGACCTCGTGGTGGTGGTCGCCAAGACGGCGCCGGACCGGGGCGCGCACGGGGTGAGCCTGCTCGCGGTGGAGACCGGCACGCCCGGGTTCAGCCGGGGCCGGCGGCTGGCCAAGGTGGGCCTGAAGGCCAACGACACCGCGGAGCTCTTCTTCGACGACTGCCGGGTCCCGGCGGAGAACCTGATCGGCACCGAACACCACGGCTTCTACCACCTGATGGCCAACCTGCCCCGGGAGCGGCTGAGCATCGCCGTCGCGGCGGTGGCGGCCTGCGAGAAGCTGCTCGCCCTCACCCTCGACCACGCCCGAACGCGGGAGGCGTTCGGCCGGCCGATCGGGAAGTTCCAGCACAACCGCTTCCTCCTGGCCGAGCTGGACACCGAGGTCACCATCGCGCGCACCTTCATCAACCACTGCGTCGCCGAGTTCAACGCCGGTCGGCTCTCGGTGACCGACGCGGCCAAGGCCAAGTGGTGGACCACGGAGCTGCAGAACCGGGTCGCCGACCGCTGCCTCCAGCTGCACGGCGGCTACGGCTTCATGCTGGAGTACCCGGTGGCGAAGGCCTGGCTGGACGGCCGGGTGCAGACCATCTACGGCGGCACCACCGAGATCATGAAGGAGATCATCGGCCGCGGCCTGGGGCTATGA
- a CDS encoding FAD-binding and (Fe-S)-binding domain-containing protein encodes MSVPAGAASRSGPPPPFAAELARELRAAVEGEVRFAAGDRALYAFDASIFRQLPIGVVLPRSAADVAAALAVCRRFGAPVFARGCGTALTGQSVNAAVCFDFSKYLNEIVALDPAGRRARVQPGVICDQLRDAAEVHGLTFGPDPATHDHATLGGMIGNNSCGTHSQMAGKTVDNIDELDVITYDGTRLRVGRTDERELERIIAAGGRRGAIYAGLRRIRDRYADVIRSGMPDIPRRVSGYNLDQLLPENGFHVARALVGSESTLALTLEAECRLVPSPPHRALVVLGYPDIASSGDDVAWLLSFAPIGLECTSRGVVENLRAKRMRVGDERLLPPGNAWLLVEFGGDTDVEASARARELAAALDSRPDAPSHRLYEDPAQQAGVWEIRRHSAGTTRMPIGLGGHPGWPNWEDAAVPPERLGDYLRGYTGLLDRFGYRAVFYGHWGQGCVHCRVNFDLRTADGIRRYREFMEQAADLVVSFGGSLSGEHGDGHGRAELWPKMFPAELMRAFAEFKRLWDPDGRMNPHKLIDPYPLDSHLREGAGYRPLELDTVFRYPADGGSFADAAGRCFGVGKCRHVTGGVMCPSFMVTREERHSTRGRARLLQEMADGTGSLTGGWRSPEVKEALDLCLACKGCRGDCPVQVDIATYKAEFLHHHYAGRLRPRQAYALGLINVWARLAAYAPTAVNAVTHAPLLHRLVKLAGGVAPDRDVPRFARRTFVDWFAGHRPRNPDAPPVLLWPDTFTNHFEPRIGVAAVTVLEEAGFRVVLPAPRLCCGRPLYDYGMLDLARRYLRRVLAVLAPEIEAGVPLVGLEPSCLTVFRDELTNLFPRDAQAQRLRAQSFTLAEFLNRYAPNWPLPRLERDALVQPHCHHHSVLGFADDAALLRRMRLRVRQPDAGCCGMAGSFGYEAGERYRVSVAAGERVLLPAVRAAGAETLVVADGFSCRGQIRGGTDRDGLHLAEVLALAIREGRQGPPGGYPERRLPEVATAGRGRARVLLGAGLLAAGALAVRRRSAARGAARDVARGAARGAGRG; translated from the coding sequence GTGTCCGTGCCGGCCGGGGCCGCCTCGCGATCGGGCCCGCCGCCGCCGTTCGCCGCCGAGCTGGCCCGGGAGCTGCGCGCCGCCGTCGAGGGCGAGGTGCGCTTCGCCGCGGGTGACCGCGCGTTGTACGCGTTCGACGCCTCCATCTTCCGCCAGCTGCCGATCGGCGTGGTGCTGCCGCGGAGCGCGGCGGACGTGGCGGCGGCGCTGGCGGTCTGCCGCCGGTTCGGGGCGCCGGTCTTCGCGCGGGGGTGCGGTACCGCGCTGACCGGGCAGAGCGTCAACGCGGCGGTCTGCTTCGACTTCTCGAAGTACCTGAACGAGATCGTCGCACTGGATCCGGCCGGGCGGCGGGCCCGGGTGCAGCCGGGGGTGATCTGCGACCAGCTGCGGGACGCCGCCGAGGTCCACGGGCTGACCTTCGGGCCGGACCCGGCGACGCACGACCACGCGACGCTGGGCGGCATGATCGGGAACAACTCGTGCGGCACCCACTCGCAGATGGCCGGCAAGACCGTCGACAACATCGACGAGCTGGACGTGATCACGTACGACGGCACCCGGTTACGGGTCGGCCGCACCGACGAGCGGGAGCTGGAGCGGATCATCGCGGCGGGCGGGCGGCGCGGCGCGATCTACGCCGGGCTGCGCCGGATCCGGGACCGCTACGCCGACGTGATCCGCTCCGGGATGCCGGACATCCCGCGCCGGGTCTCCGGGTACAACCTGGACCAGCTGCTGCCGGAGAACGGCTTCCACGTGGCGCGGGCGCTGGTGGGCTCGGAGTCGACGCTGGCGCTCACCCTGGAGGCCGAGTGCCGGCTGGTGCCGTCGCCGCCGCACCGGGCCCTGGTCGTGCTCGGTTATCCCGACATCGCCTCCTCCGGCGACGACGTCGCGTGGCTGCTGTCCTTCGCGCCGATCGGCCTGGAGTGCACGAGCCGGGGCGTGGTCGAGAACCTGCGGGCCAAGCGCATGCGCGTCGGCGACGAGCGGCTGCTGCCGCCCGGGAACGCCTGGCTGCTCGTCGAGTTCGGCGGGGACACCGACGTCGAGGCGTCCGCCCGGGCGCGGGAACTCGCCGCGGCGTTGGACAGCCGCCCCGACGCCCCGAGCCACCGGCTCTACGAGGACCCGGCGCAGCAGGCCGGGGTGTGGGAGATCCGCCGGCACTCGGCGGGCACCACCCGGATGCCGATCGGGCTGGGCGGGCACCCCGGGTGGCCGAACTGGGAGGACGCCGCGGTGCCGCCGGAGCGGCTCGGGGACTACCTGCGCGGATACACCGGGCTGCTGGACCGGTTCGGTTATCGGGCGGTCTTCTACGGCCACTGGGGGCAGGGCTGCGTCCACTGCCGGGTGAACTTCGACCTGCGTACGGCCGACGGGATCCGCCGTTACCGGGAGTTCATGGAGCAGGCCGCCGACCTGGTGGTCTCCTTCGGCGGCTCGCTCTCCGGCGAGCACGGCGACGGGCACGGCCGGGCCGAGCTGTGGCCGAAGATGTTCCCGGCAGAGCTGATGCGAGCCTTCGCGGAGTTCAAGCGGCTGTGGGACCCGGACGGCCGGATGAACCCGCACAAGCTGATCGACCCGTACCCGCTGGACTCGCACCTGCGGGAGGGCGCCGGCTACCGCCCGCTGGAGCTGGACACCGTCTTCCGCTATCCCGCCGACGGGGGCAGCTTCGCCGACGCGGCCGGCCGGTGCTTCGGCGTCGGCAAGTGCCGGCACGTGACCGGCGGGGTGATGTGCCCGAGCTTCATGGTCACCCGGGAGGAACGCCACTCGACCCGCGGCCGGGCCCGGCTGCTGCAGGAGATGGCCGACGGGACGGGCTCGCTCACCGGCGGCTGGCGCAGCCCCGAGGTGAAGGAGGCGCTGGACCTCTGCCTGGCCTGCAAGGGCTGCCGGGGTGACTGCCCGGTCCAGGTGGACATCGCCACCTACAAGGCCGAGTTCCTGCACCACCACTACGCGGGGCGGCTGCGGCCCCGCCAGGCGTACGCCCTGGGGCTGATCAACGTGTGGGCCCGGCTGGCCGCGTACGCCCCGACGGCGGTCAACGCCGTCACCCACGCGCCGCTGCTGCATCGGCTGGTCAAGCTCGCCGGCGGGGTCGCGCCGGACCGCGACGTGCCCCGGTTCGCCCGGCGCACCTTCGTCGACTGGTTCGCCGGCCACCGCCCCCGGAACCCGGACGCGCCCCCGGTGCTGCTCTGGCCCGACACCTTCACCAACCACTTCGAGCCACGGATCGGCGTCGCGGCCGTGACGGTGCTGGAGGAGGCCGGCTTCCGGGTGGTGCTGCCCGCACCTCGCCTCTGCTGCGGGCGGCCGCTGTACGACTACGGGATGCTCGACCTGGCCCGCCGCTACCTGCGCCGGGTGCTCGCCGTGCTGGCCCCAGAGATCGAGGCCGGCGTTCCGCTGGTGGGGCTGGAGCCGAGCTGCCTGACGGTGTTCCGGGACGAGCTCACCAACCTCTTCCCGCGCGACGCGCAGGCGCAGCGGCTCCGGGCGCAGAGCTTCACCCTCGCCGAGTTCCTGAACCGGTACGCCCCGAACTGGCCGCTGCCCCGCCTGGAGCGGGACGCGCTCGTGCAGCCGCACTGCCACCACCACTCGGTGCTCGGCTTCGCCGACGACGCGGCGCTGCTGCGCCGGATGCGGCTGCGGGTGCGGCAGCCGGACGCGGGCTGCTGCGGCATGGCCGGCAGCTTCGGCTACGAGGCCGGCGAGCGGTACCGGGTCTCGGTGGCGGCCGGCGAGCGGGTGCTGCTGCCGGCGGTACGCGCCGCCGGCGCGGAGACCCTCGTCGTGGCCGACGGGTTCAGCTGCCGCGGGCAGATCCGGGGCGGCACCGACCGCGACGGCCTGCACCTGGCCGAGGTGCTGGCCCTGGCCATCCGGGAGGGGCGGCAGGGCCCGCCGGGCGGCTACCCGGAGCGGCGGCTGCCCGAGGTGGCCACGGCCGGACGGGGCCGGGCGCGCGTCCTGCTCGGCGCCGGGTTGCTGGCGGCCGGCGCGCTCGCCGTCCGCCGTCGGAGCGCCGCTCGGGGCGCCGCTCGGGACGTCGCTCGGGGTGCCGCCCGGGGCGCCGGTCGGGGTTGA
- a CDS encoding thiamine pyrophosphate-dependent enzyme, giving the protein MAEQRTAADTLVDRLVDWGVEAIFGLPGDGINGLMEALRKRRDRIRYVHVRHEEVAAMAAVGYAKFTGRLGVCFATSGPGAVHLLNGLLDAKVEQAPLLAITGMSYHDLIGTSYLQDINTDYLFNDIALYNQRIMGPAHVTNVVDYAVRTALSQRGPAHLAFPIDYQAAPAGSGTRYVRNVPGHTSTTFRAPVRVPCRADLEAAAQALAGRTKVAILAGAGARGAGDELEAVAELLGAPIVKAQLGKDCVPDDSPYTTGPIGLVGSLPSEEALEQCDALLIVGSTMPYIEYYPKPGQAVCVQIDDKPERMGLRHPVDVPLCGDAGATLAALRPLLTRNDDRGFLTRAQEGMARWWELMAERGSRTDVPMKPQVPAWALNDALAPDAIVCGDSGTVTTWAARQIKLRRGQAFSFSGTNCSMAAGLPYAIGAQTAYPGRQVVVFTGDGSLTMQLGDFLTAVQHDLPIKVVVVRNDTLGLIKWEQMVFLGNPEYGVDVAPLDFVKFAEACGAKGVRIDDPRRCGAQLADALATDGPVIVECVVDQHEPPMPARVRKDQVSKLAKALRSGTPNRNRIALDMVKDLLDEASFQASPARAIPDRAGHALSGLAGRLRNRADDEHSE; this is encoded by the coding sequence GTGGCGGAGCAGCGTACGGCTGCGGACACCCTGGTCGACCGGCTCGTCGACTGGGGCGTGGAGGCCATCTTCGGATTACCGGGTGACGGCATCAACGGGCTGATGGAGGCCCTGCGCAAGCGGCGGGACCGGATCCGCTACGTGCACGTGCGGCACGAGGAGGTCGCCGCGATGGCGGCGGTGGGGTACGCCAAGTTCACCGGCCGCCTCGGCGTCTGCTTCGCCACCTCGGGGCCGGGCGCGGTGCACCTGCTCAACGGCCTGCTCGACGCGAAGGTCGAGCAGGCGCCGCTGCTGGCCATCACCGGGATGTCGTACCACGACCTGATCGGCACCAGCTATCTGCAGGACATCAACACCGACTACCTGTTCAACGACATCGCGCTCTACAACCAGCGGATCATGGGCCCGGCGCACGTGACCAACGTGGTCGACTACGCGGTGCGGACGGCGCTGTCCCAGCGCGGGCCGGCGCATCTGGCGTTCCCGATCGACTACCAGGCGGCCCCCGCCGGGTCGGGTACGCGGTACGTGCGCAACGTGCCCGGGCACACCTCGACCACGTTCCGCGCGCCCGTCCGGGTGCCCTGCCGGGCCGATCTGGAGGCCGCCGCGCAGGCGCTCGCCGGCCGGACGAAGGTCGCCATCCTGGCCGGGGCGGGTGCCCGGGGCGCCGGTGACGAGCTGGAGGCGGTGGCCGAGCTGCTCGGCGCGCCGATCGTCAAGGCGCAGCTGGGGAAGGACTGCGTGCCCGACGACAGTCCGTACACCACCGGCCCGATCGGGCTGGTCGGCTCGCTGCCCTCCGAAGAGGCGCTCGAACAGTGCGACGCGCTGCTCATCGTCGGCTCGACGATGCCCTACATCGAGTACTACCCGAAGCCGGGGCAGGCGGTCTGCGTGCAGATCGACGACAAGCCGGAACGGATGGGACTGCGGCACCCGGTCGACGTACCGCTCTGCGGTGACGCCGGGGCCACCCTGGCCGCGCTGCGGCCGCTGCTGACCCGCAACGACGACCGCGGCTTCCTGACCAGGGCGCAGGAGGGGATGGCCCGGTGGTGGGAGCTGATGGCCGAGCGGGGCAGCCGCACCGACGTGCCGATGAAACCGCAGGTCCCGGCGTGGGCGTTGAACGACGCGCTCGCGCCGGACGCGATCGTGTGCGGGGATTCCGGCACGGTGACCACCTGGGCGGCCCGGCAGATCAAGCTCCGCCGGGGCCAGGCATTCAGCTTCTCCGGCACGAACTGCTCGATGGCGGCCGGCCTGCCGTACGCGATCGGAGCCCAGACCGCGTACCCCGGCCGGCAGGTGGTGGTCTTCACCGGCGACGGTTCGCTGACCATGCAGCTCGGCGACTTCCTCACCGCGGTGCAGCACGATCTGCCGATCAAGGTGGTGGTGGTCCGCAACGACACGCTGGGGCTGATCAAGTGGGAGCAGATGGTGTTCCTGGGCAACCCGGAGTACGGCGTGGACGTCGCACCGCTGGATTTCGTGAAGTTCGCCGAGGCGTGCGGGGCGAAGGGCGTACGCATCGACGATCCCCGCCGTTGCGGGGCGCAACTGGCCGACGCGCTCGCGACGGACGGCCCGGTCATCGTGGAGTGCGTGGTGGACCAGCACGAACCGCCGATGCCGGCCAGGGTCAGGAAGGACCAGGTGAGCAAGCTGGCCAAGGCGCTGCGCTCCGGCACGCCCAACCGCAACCGGATCGCCCTCGACATGGTCAAGGATCTGCTGGACGAGGCGAGCTTCCAGGCCAGCCCAGCGCGCGCGATCCCGGACCGGGCCGGCCACGCGCTCTCCGGGCTCGCGGGCCGGCTGCGCAACCGCGCCGATGACGAGCACTCCGAGTAG
- a CDS encoding YoaK family protein, whose amino-acid sequence MHALSAAAASADVVSYLGLGRAFPANMTGNTVLLGLGVATGDLAAAGRSATALVAFLLGAGAVGAAVPVRGWSRGLLGVLAVEVLLLAALPAWWLALPGHPSGWPQHGLIALLGAAMGMQSAVTHRWGRAGVSTTYITGTWTAFSIGVASRLRGRETGKSTGPLRRETTVLGLYALTALAVAAAFSAWAARAALLPVALLALAVATAASVNRARSVPGVC is encoded by the coding sequence ATGCACGCGCTGAGCGCCGCGGCCGCCAGCGCGGACGTGGTCAGCTACCTCGGCCTGGGGCGGGCCTTCCCCGCGAACATGACCGGCAACACGGTGCTGCTCGGGCTGGGGGTGGCCACCGGCGACCTGGCCGCCGCGGGCCGCTCGGCCACCGCGCTGGTCGCCTTCCTGCTCGGCGCGGGCGCGGTGGGGGCGGCGGTGCCGGTACGGGGCTGGTCGCGGGGCCTGCTCGGGGTGCTCGCGGTCGAGGTGCTGCTCCTGGCCGCCCTCCCGGCCTGGTGGCTCGCGCTGCCGGGCCACCCGTCGGGCTGGCCGCAGCACGGGCTCATCGCCCTGCTCGGCGCGGCGATGGGCATGCAGAGCGCGGTGACCCACCGGTGGGGCAGGGCCGGAGTGTCCACGACGTACATCACGGGAACGTGGACGGCGTTCAGCATCGGCGTGGCCAGCCGGCTGCGCGGCCGGGAGACCGGGAAGTCGACGGGCCCACTTCGCCGCGAAACCACCGTGCTCGGGTTGTACGCCCTCACCGCCCTGGCGGTCGCGGCGGCGTTCAGCGCGTGGGCGGCCCGGGCCGCCCTGCTCCCGGTGGCGCTGCTGGCCCTGGCCGTGGCGACCGCCGCGTCGGTGAACCGGGCCCGGTCCGTCCCAGGCGTGTGCTGA
- a CDS encoding UdgX family uracil-DNA binding protein (This protein belongs to the uracil DNA glycosylase superfamily, members of which act in excision repair of DNA. However, it belongs more specifically to UdgX branch, whose founding member was found to bind uracil in DNA (where it does not belong), without cleaving it, appears to promote DNA repair by a pathway involving RecA, rather than base excision.), giving the protein MAETESAPGAQEFIPPQADTIDQLRAAAAGCQGCELYRDASQTVFGRGDESARVVFVGEQPGDMEDQKGLPFVGPAGRVLRRAVDDAGIDPGHIYLTNAVKHFRFELRGKRRIHQTPDRVHITACRPWLVAEFARLRPEVVVVLGATAAKALLGPAFRVTKQRGELLPWPNAAQRPQDFQRVPVDSAGKVADVPEAQLLATIHPSAVLRADNQDVAYEGLVADLTVAARALAA; this is encoded by the coding sequence ATGGCCGAGACCGAGAGCGCCCCCGGAGCGCAGGAGTTCATCCCGCCGCAGGCGGACACCATCGACCAGCTACGCGCCGCCGCGGCCGGCTGCCAGGGCTGCGAGCTCTACCGGGACGCGTCGCAGACCGTCTTCGGCCGGGGCGACGAGAGCGCCCGGGTGGTCTTCGTCGGCGAGCAGCCCGGCGACATGGAGGACCAGAAGGGCCTGCCGTTCGTCGGCCCCGCCGGGCGGGTGCTGCGCCGGGCGGTGGACGACGCGGGCATCGACCCCGGCCACATCTACTTGACGAACGCTGTCAAGCACTTCCGTTTTGAGTTGCGCGGGAAGCGGCGGATCCACCAGACGCCGGACCGGGTGCACATCACCGCCTGCCGGCCCTGGCTGGTCGCCGAGTTCGCCCGGCTCCGCCCCGAGGTCGTGGTGGTGCTCGGCGCCACCGCCGCCAAGGCCCTGCTCGGCCCGGCGTTCCGGGTGACGAAGCAGCGCGGTGAGCTGCTGCCCTGGCCGAACGCCGCGCAACGCCCGCAGGACTTCCAGCGGGTGCCGGTGGACAGCGCCGGGAAGGTGGCCGACGTCCCGGAGGCCCAACTGCTGGCCACCATCCACCCGTCCGCCGTACTGCGCGCCGACAACCAGGACGTGGCGTACGAGGGTCTGGTGGCGGACCTGACGGTGGCCGCCCGCGCCCTGGCCGCCTGA
- a CDS encoding aminotransferase class I/II-fold pyridoxal phosphate-dependent enzyme — protein MAAHYQIAGTSSAAISGSVETGIRTGALAPGDALPAVRALAAELAVSPATVAKAYQELRQRGLVVTAGRHGTRVRPRPPVATRRAMLMPPPLPGARNLSSGQPDSRLLPPLGPHLAALAAEIGPPSGYAASAVLPELADAARARLAADGVPAGEITVTGGALDGIERLLAAHLRPGDAVAVEDPGWANLLDLVAALGLRAIGVPVDDDGPTEPGARAALAAGARALIVTSRAQSPTGAAVSADRAAALRTLLAGRADLLLIEDDHAAELARVPLHSLAGATPAWAFVRSVSKPYGPDLRLAVLAGDEATVARVAGRAQVGAGWVSTVLQRLVLALWRDPATADLVRLAGESYERRRDGLVAALAARGLAAHGRTGINVWVPVPDETVAVTALRDAGWSVAPGALNRIAAAPGIRITVSSLDEADLAPFADAVERAVRPAGPAPFTA, from the coding sequence GTGGCAGCACATTATCAGATCGCCGGCACGTCGTCGGCGGCCATTTCGGGCAGCGTGGAAACCGGCATCCGCACCGGCGCCCTCGCCCCGGGCGACGCCCTGCCGGCCGTCCGCGCCCTCGCCGCCGAGCTGGCGGTCAGCCCGGCCACCGTGGCGAAGGCGTACCAGGAGCTGCGGCAACGGGGCCTGGTGGTCACCGCCGGCCGGCACGGCACCCGGGTCCGCCCTCGCCCGCCGGTCGCCACCCGCCGCGCCATGCTGATGCCACCGCCACTGCCCGGCGCCCGCAATCTCTCCTCCGGCCAGCCCGACAGCCGCCTGCTGCCGCCGCTCGGCCCGCACCTGGCCGCGCTCGCCGCCGAGATCGGCCCACCCAGCGGGTACGCGGCCAGCGCCGTCCTGCCCGAGTTGGCCGACGCGGCCCGCGCGCGGCTCGCCGCCGACGGCGTACCGGCCGGCGAGATCACCGTGACCGGGGGCGCGCTGGACGGCATCGAGCGCCTGCTCGCCGCCCACCTGCGCCCCGGTGACGCGGTCGCGGTCGAGGACCCCGGCTGGGCCAACCTGCTCGATCTCGTCGCCGCGCTCGGGCTGCGCGCCATCGGGGTGCCGGTCGACGACGACGGTCCGACCGAGCCGGGCGCCCGGGCCGCCCTCGCCGCCGGCGCCCGCGCGCTGATCGTGACCAGCCGAGCCCAGAGCCCGACCGGCGCCGCCGTCTCCGCCGACCGGGCCGCGGCCCTGCGTACGCTGCTCGCCGGCCGCGCCGACCTGCTGCTGATCGAGGACGACCACGCCGCCGAGCTGGCCCGCGTACCCCTGCATTCGCTGGCCGGGGCGACCCCGGCCTGGGCCTTCGTCCGGTCGGTGAGCAAGCCCTACGGCCCGGACCTGCGGCTCGCCGTGCTCGCCGGCGACGAGGCCACGGTGGCCCGGGTGGCCGGCCGCGCCCAGGTCGGCGCCGGCTGGGTCTCCACCGTGCTGCAACGCCTGGTCCTCGCGCTCTGGCGCGACCCGGCCACCGCCGACCTGGTCCGGCTTGCGGGGGAGAGCTACGAGCGGCGGCGGGACGGGCTGGTCGCCGCGCTGGCCGCGCGGGGGCTGGCCGCACACGGGCGGACCGGGATCAACGTCTGGGTGCCCGTGCCGGACGAGACGGTGGCCGTCACCGCGCTGCGCGACGCCGGCTGGTCCGTCGCCCCCGGCGCGCTCAACCGGATCGCCGCGGCCCCCGGCATACGCATCACCGTCAGCTCCCTCGACGAGGCCGACCTGGCACCGTTCGCCGACGCCGTGGAGCGGGCGGTGCGCCCCGCCGGGCCGGCCCCGTTCACCGCGTGA
- a CDS encoding bifunctional pyridoxamine 5'-phosphate oxidase family protein/GNAT family N-acetyltransferase, protein MYPPTERTTATRMRARMSYDEAAAHAVLDEAYHCALSFVVDGEPRVLPTLHVRVGDTLYLHGSTGSRPLLAARGGDGLPVCVAVTHLDGLVFARSQFNHSANYRSVVVHGTARLVTDEREKAEMLTALVEKVAAGRSTDSRPPSRRELAETAVLALPLREVSVRARAGGANDDPVDLDLPYWAGVVPLRLTAGLPEPAAGVAAPVPAYLRPARSPWLDPVVLRGEHVVLEPLDLSHAEELHAALADPEVWRYLGSPQPRSVDETAGQIRAALDANLRGVRTPWVQRCATTGTVVGTTSYYQPDPALRTVEIGFSQLGRPWWRTGINTEAKLLLLTRAFEELDAIRVTWQTSTLNERSQRAIERLGATREGTLRSNRRRADGSWRDSALYSMLAAEWPSAQIRLRERLRPAAPAAS, encoded by the coding sequence ATGTACCCCCCGACCGAACGGACCACCGCCACCCGGATGCGGGCCCGGATGAGCTACGACGAGGCCGCCGCGCACGCCGTGCTGGACGAGGCGTACCACTGCGCGCTCTCGTTCGTCGTGGACGGTGAGCCGCGGGTGCTGCCCACCCTGCACGTCCGCGTCGGCGACACCCTCTACCTGCACGGCTCCACCGGCAGCCGGCCGCTGCTCGCCGCCCGCGGCGGGGACGGGCTGCCGGTCTGCGTCGCGGTGACCCACCTCGACGGGCTGGTCTTCGCCCGGTCCCAGTTCAACCACAGCGCCAACTACCGTTCGGTGGTCGTCCACGGCACCGCCCGCCTGGTGACCGACGAGCGGGAGAAGGCCGAGATGCTCACCGCGCTGGTGGAGAAGGTGGCCGCCGGGCGCAGCACGGACAGCCGCCCGCCGAGCCGGCGCGAGCTGGCCGAGACCGCCGTGCTGGCCCTGCCGCTGCGCGAGGTGTCCGTCCGCGCCCGCGCCGGCGGGGCCAACGACGATCCCGTCGACCTCGACCTGCCGTACTGGGCCGGGGTGGTGCCGCTGCGGCTCACCGCCGGCCTGCCCGAACCGGCCGCCGGGGTGGCCGCGCCGGTGCCGGCGTACCTGCGGCCGGCCCGCTCGCCCTGGCTGGATCCGGTCGTCCTGCGCGGCGAGCACGTGGTGCTGGAGCCGCTCGACCTGTCCCACGCCGAGGAGCTGCACGCCGCCCTGGCCGACCCGGAGGTGTGGCGGTATCTCGGCAGCCCGCAGCCGCGGAGCGTGGACGAGACGGCCGGCCAGATCCGCGCCGCGCTGGACGCGAACCTGCGCGGCGTCCGGACGCCCTGGGTGCAGCGGTGCGCCACCACCGGGACCGTGGTCGGCACCACGTCGTACTACCAGCCCGACCCCGCCCTGCGAACCGTGGAGATCGGCTTCAGCCAGCTCGGGCGGCCGTGGTGGCGCACCGGGATCAACACCGAGGCGAAGCTGCTGCTGCTCACCCGGGCCTTCGAGGAACTGGACGCCATCCGGGTGACCTGGCAGACCAGCACGCTCAACGAGCGCTCGCAGCGGGCCATCGAACGGCTCGGCGCCACCCGCGAGGGGACGCTGCGCTCCAACCGGCGGCGGGCCGACGGGTCGTGGCGGGATTCCGCCCTCTACTCGATGCTCGCGGCCGAGTGGCCGAGCGCACAAATCAGGTTGCGGGAAAGGCTTCGCCCGGCGGCACCCGCGGCGTCATGA